In Deltaproteobacteria bacterium, the genomic stretch CGCCGCGTGGACGGTCACCGACGAGCTGCAGGCGGGCATGAACTTCGCCGCGTACAGCACCTCGTGGTACACGCCGGCCGGTATGTCGGACGACTGGCTCATCACCCCGCAGGTGACCCCGTCGGCGACCAGCCAGCTGCGTTGGCTGGCGACGGCGCCCGATCAGGACTTCCCGGACGGCTACGAGGTCCGCGTGTCGACGATGTCGACCGACACCGCCGATTTCACCGACGTGCTGCTCACGGTCGACGCCGAGCTCGGCGCCTTCACGGCGCGCGCGGTCGATCTCAGTGCCTACGCGGGCATGCCGATCTACGTCGCGTTCCGAAACACCTCGAACGACGACTTCCTGCTGTTGGTCGACAACGTTCGCGTGTCGAACTGATCGCGCGCGCCGCAATGTGACGCGAGGGAGGGGAGCAGCGCTCGCGTTGCTCCCCTCGTTTTCGTGGTGTGCAAGGCGAGCGGTCGACTGCGTGGCGGCGCTCAGCTGCCGGGCAGGAAGCCGACGTTTGCGGCGTCGACCGACTTGCCCTCGGCGAGCAGGATCTCGTGATCCCAGCGCTCGAGCCACAGCACATCGCGGCTGCCGCCGGAGTAGAGATACGTGGCCACGCGCGGCAGCTCGGGACGGCCATGGTTGCCGGTACAGGCGGCGCTGGCCTGGCCGCGTCGCTGCAGCGCGTAGGTGCCTCGATCGCGGGTGATGTTGCGCGGCGGCTCGCCCGAGAGGCCGTGGCCACCCTGCGGCTGCACCAGGTACCACTCGCTGGCACCGGCGGCGCCGACCAGCCACGCGGTGCGCGAGGCGTCTTGCAGGATGGCGACCACCGTCGTCAGTCCGCCCTCGCGCAGCAACACGGTGCCCTCGACGATGTAGTCGCCGTCGATGCTGGTGTCGCCGCTCTCGATCGCGACCACGTCGCCCTGGCGCA encodes the following:
- a CDS encoding DUF4178 domain-containing protein — encoded protein: MTIAGAFWVGVLAARRLRDWGEGRRAIEDGHTPLMLTATAGSAPDDARTRKIRALVADRLRHDRNRPVTAPNPRVHSDRAGGPAEPVDLELTTLRQGDVVAIESGDTSIDGDYIVEGTVLLREGGLTTVVAILQDASRTAWLVGAAGASEWYLVQPQGGHGLSGEPPRNITRDRGTYALQRRGQASAACTGNHGRPELPRVATYLYSGGSRDVLWLERWDHEILLAEGKSVDAANVGFLPGS